GCGCTGCGCGAGCGCATCGAGGCCGACATCGAGGGCGCGGGGGCGATGGCGGAGCTGTCGGGGCGGCTCCGCGAGGAGCTGAAAGACCAAGGTGTACCCCCGGAAAAACGGCGGGCGGCGATCCGTCGCGTCGTCCGATCCGCGGGGGTTTGGAAGGGTTTACAAAAGGGGGATACTTACGGTGAAAAAGAGGCGTATTCCGTGATCGAGGAGGTACTCAACAGATGATGGAGACGGGCGCTATCACCGGCGTGAGCGTCGCCCACTCCCGCGCGACGGTCGACGAGATCGAGGCCGCGGGCGGCGACGGCGTCCGGGCCACCGTCTCCGACCTGCTCGCGAGAGACGGGGTCCAGGAGGCGTTCGCGCTCCAGACCTGCAACCGCTCCGAGGCGTACGTCGTCACCGACAAGACGGCCGAGGGGTCGGTCGCGCTGGAGTCGTTCGCGCCCGAGGTCCCGAGCGGATCGGTCCGCCGGCTCGACCACGAGGAGAGTTTGCGACACCTCATGCGGGTCGCGTCCGGGCTCGAATCGCTCGTCCTCGGCGAAGACCAGATCATCGGACAGCTCAGGGAGGCCTACGAGGAGTCGAAGTCCGCGGGCGGCATCGGCCCCGTTTTAAAAGACGCCGTGACGAAGGCGCTCCACGTCGGCGAGCGGGCGCGCAACGAGACGTCGATCAACGAGGGCGTCGTCTCGCTGGGGTCGGCCGCTGTGCGGCTGGCCGCGACCGAGATCGACCTGACCGACGGCTCCGCCGTCGTGATCGGCGCCGGCGAGATGGGGACGCTCGCGGCCCGGACGCTCGACGACACCCCGGTCTCGGAGATCATCGTCGCCAACAGGACCGTGCCGAACGCGGCGTTCGTCGCCGGCGAGGTCGACACGCCCGCCGAGGCGGTGTCGCTCGCCGACCTCGCGACGGTGGTCCCCGGCGCTGACCTCGTGATCGCGGCGACCGGCAGCTCGGAGCCGGTGATCGGCGCCGAACACGTGACCGGCGCCGACCGGCTCGTCTGTATCGACATCGCGCAGCCGCGAGACGTGGACCCGGCGCTCGGCGAG
This genomic window from Halorubrum sp. PV6 contains:
- the hemA gene encoding glutamyl-tRNA reductase, which translates into the protein MMETGAITGVSVAHSRATVDEIEAAGGDGVRATVSDLLARDGVQEAFALQTCNRSEAYVVTDKTAEGSVALESFAPEVPSGSVRRLDHEESLRHLMRVASGLESLVLGEDQIIGQLREAYEESKSAGGIGPVLKDAVTKALHVGERARNETSINEGVVSLGSAAVRLAATEIDLTDGSAVVIGAGEMGTLAARTLDDTPVSEIIVANRTVPNAAFVAGEVDTPAEAVSLADLATVVPGADLVIAATGSSEPVIGAEHVTGADRLVCIDIAQPRDVDPALGEREGISLYDIDALEDVTRRTRESREAEAREVEAIIDEELDRILQAYKRKRADDAISAMYAGADRVKAREVDRAVSKLEAQGDLTDEQRETVEDLADALVGQLLAAPTRSLRDAAGEDDWETIRTALQLFDPEFDTLPEGPASKEAAPSDIDGAPESIAEKLDD